gAAACAACGCGGGGAGGGGTACCggccttcccccctccctcccggtAACCTTCCCCTGACTCCCGCTCACTGACCCGGCTACACcgtctgcctcttcctctctaCCCCAGCAACTCCGCCCTCCCAAGCCACGCTTTGCCGACCGGGCTGCTTTAAAACAAGAGCAAAGGAGAAGGTCCACGGAAACACGGGCGGGAGCCGGGCCGCCGCGGGAccgggcggccgcggcggcgggagcgaGCGTCCCGCCCGGGCGGGGCTGCCTGCATTAGCCCGCCCCTCCCGCCTCTTCATTGGCGGCGTGGAGAGGCCGGGCGGAGGCCTTTCGGTGCTGCGCCCCTCGCCATTGGCCAGGACGAGATTCGCTCCGCCATTGGGCGCGCGTTCCCCGACCGGCGCCTGGGCCTATCAGAGGCCGGCGGCCGCGCAAAGGGAAGGGATATAAGGGCGGGCGTCAGGGCGCGGGTAACTCACCTGCTCCGTCCCTGCCGCAGCGGGGTTTCGTCCCTGAGCGAAGGGTCAGCCGAGCGAGCGAGGATGTCCGGGCGCGGGAAGCAGGGCGGGAAGGCGCGCGCCAAGGCCAAGTCGCGCTCGTCGCGGGCCGGGCTGCAGTTCCCCGTGGGCCGCGTGCACCGGCTGCTGCGCAAGGGCAACTACGCGGAGCGGGTGGGCGCCGGCGCCCCGGTGTACCTGGCGGCCGTGCTGGAGTACCTGACGGCCGAGATCCTGGAGCTGGCGGGCAACGCGGCCCGCGACAACAAGAAGACGCGCATCATCCCGCGCCACCTCCAGCTGGCCATCCGCAACGACGAAGAGCTCAACAAGCTGCTGGGCAAGGTGACCATCGCGCAGGGCGGGGTGCTGCCCAACATCCAGGCCGTGCTGCTGCCCAAGAAGACTGAGAGCCACAAGGCCAAGAGCAAGTAGACCGCGCCCGGAGCAGCGCCGCGAGCccagaagcaaaacccaaaggCTCTTTTCAGAGCCACCCACCGTCTCGAGAAGGAGCTGGGGATGCTACTGAGGGGCGGTAGGGGAGCCGGGTGCGCGCGTTTTCCACGGGAGGGTTGGCTCGTTACAGAAAGGGGCGGAGGAGCGAGGGAGGGGGTCTCTGTAGCGTCCCCGGCCCGGTTGCTGTGCCGGAGTGCTCGGGGGCGGCCGGGAAGCCCGCCGCTGCGTTTCCCCGGTGGGCCCCGCACTTCATTCAGCCCGGCGGCCGGGGCCTTGTACTACTTTCCCGGGGGCGGTGCCCGGTTGTggtgggcggcggcgggccgaGCGCCCGCGGAGGTGAGCGGCGTCTCTGCCGAGCGGGGAGCCTCCCGGAGCCAACGGTCGCTCGCGCGGACTTTTCGAAAGAGCTGGGGCGCTCCGCCCGTTCGCTGCCGGAGGCGGGGCCCGGCTTCAGCGGTATCCAGTCCCCCTTCCCCTGCGCGAGTGAGGCGGTCCATTCCCTGCCCGCCGGCTGCAATGAAGCCGGGCAAGTCGGCGCAGTTTCCCTCTTGGGGCACGGCCGGGCGGCAGGAAACGAAGGGTTCGGCGGGAGAGCGCCGGGGCttgccttttggttttgccGGGGCGGGGAGGCCTTCCCGCGGCCCGTGTCGTCCCAGGCCAAAGCCGCTGAGGAGAGGCACGAGGGTCGCCCCTCGGGTCCCGGCGGCTTCCGTAACCTCCCGGCACCGCCGCTTAAGTGCCTCGCGAAGAACCGCCCGCCTCGCAGGGCGGAGCGCCCCAGCGAGCTCCAGCCGAAAGCGGCTGCCGGGAAGGAGAAGGAGCTAAAGAGCTGCGCAGGGGGGGATGACGCAGCAGCGGGCGCCCCAGGAACCCGGAGCCCAACCGCAAGGCCCGGCGCTCCGGTTGCAGCACCAGGGCAGCAAAAACGCagtgagggggtggggggtgacgCGTATGCAACAGGGAGAACGTGAACGCGGAGAGGAAGGGCACACAAATACCGCGGCGACTCGGGAAAATAGTGTGACGTGAAATACAGCTCTTTTAAAGGGAATTTGTGGGTGGCTCTTAAAAGAGCCTTTGGGTTCTCGAAATGGTGCGGGAGCAGAAAGCTTTAGCCGCCGAAGCCGTAGAGGGTGCGTCCCTGGCGCTTGAGGGCGTAGACCACGTCCATGGCCGTGACCGTCTTCCTCTTGGCGTGCTCCGTGTAGGTGACGGCGTCGCGGATCACGTTCTCCAGGAAGACCTTCAGCACGCCGCGCGTCTCCTCGTAGATGAGCCCCGAGATGCGCTTCACGCCGCCGCGCCGAGCCAGGCGGCGGATGGCCGGCTTGGTGATGCCCTGGATGTTGTCGCGCAGCACCTTGCGGTGCCGCTTGGCGCCCCCCTTGCCGAGCCCCTTCCCGCCCTTGCCTCTGCCAGACATCgtgccgccgctgctgctgggGTCGGTTCCGAACTGTGAGGGGGAGCCGGCGGCGCGTCGGTCTTTATAGTTTGGGAGCCGACCTGGTTGGGGACTGCGGCGGCgaggggcggggcagggcgTGCTGAGGCGGGGCTGGGTTTCGTCTCTGCCTCCGCCTCCGTGGCGGGGGCGGGTCCCTCGCCCGTGGCGGCTCCCGGGCACCTCCCCTGGGCCCTGGCAGCCTCCCCGCGTCTGTCCCGCCCTCCGTCTCCGCTTCCGCCTCCGCCTCTTCCTCCGCCTCGCTCGCCGTCTCCCGGCCGCTTTGCCCCCGGAGCGCCGTTTCCCGGTGGTTACCGCTCCGGGCTGGGCGGCGGCGCACAGACCTTCCTTTCACGCGGGGCCGAGCGCGCCTCTGCGGTCGCGTCACTCTGCTGGCGGCCGGACACCGTCAGTAGTGCCGTGGTGGTCGCGGGTCCATGAGCCGGGAGTCAGCGGTCGTGCCGTCCACCGCGGACCTTCAAGGCTTATAGGCGCAGTGCTCGCCCGGGACATCTGTTCCGAAAGCGGCTGGGAGCTACTTGCCTTGGCTTCGCCAGTTTTATTCTCTCCTGACATCTGCTGGGcaccatttccttttcttcaagcATTTTCTCATTACTTTTTCGACAAGGTGACAGAACTATTAGAAACTTATCCTGGAAATTcagttgttgctgttttttacAGTGTATTACCGTATGGGCAGCAAAACATATTTGTGTTTCACATATCAATTATTGTTTATAAATTACCCTATTGCTTGCAAATACTACTTATTTCCAAGGATGGGTGTAGAtcttatggttttattttgttttgctttactttgtGCACAGCGCTAAATCCTTGAATActtaatctctctctcttttgttgtGGGGTACTGTATACAGTGAATGAGCATGACAGCCCGTTATAAACAACAAAGCAGAGTTTACTTTGAATAAACAAAGGTAGAATTTACAGTGAATATGATCATCAGAAACTACATGTTGAGTTTGatttcctttctcctgtttccttttttagatGTGAGTTTGGAGCCTACATGTGCCCTGGAAGTCTTACATAGCATTccatatgaaaagaaatatatattacctagaaaataatgaacagtttttaataatttataaatcAATAGGCCAACTATAGCAAATATGGTATTAAGTATCCAATAAAATTCTGAAAGCACTTCTTACAGTTTTTATTCTGTTCCCTGTTCTTTTAGGCTATctacatttaaatttttcttacaATTTTCTGCTTAGCTTTTACCTTCAGAAATCATCAGCGTAGAGGCCACAGTTCGTGGGTTTGGtgattttgttgttggtggtgttttgtttgttccaGAAAATcatgacagaaatatttttatatgtgtgtAAAATTCTAATTTATATGTTACAAACTCGAAGTTGATCTCTTTTGTATTTCATCATTGAGGACGAGTGTTGAAAATGTGGAATGTGAGCAAGTCAGCTGTAAActgaattataaaattatatccAACTGCAGCAAAGAGTAGAAATCACTTTGAAAGGGCTGCTCTGGCCTTTGTTCCTGCGTATACCCctaaatgcttttaaatctgCGGAGTCTTATCAAGCAATGTTTTGCACACATCatatttgttgcttttctgaatTGTATTTCCACTCAGTTATGACTCATCTGATTTTCTTCCCCCACTATCTCTACTGTCTCTACATGCTGAAGATGAACCTGATAATCTCCTTACATGTGCAAGGGTTAAAACgttaacaaaatttaaaaagtggcaGGCTTCAGTCTGCTGGGACACACTCTGCCCTGAATTTTGGGGGTTTACTCAGGAATTCCAATCACCAAATGCTGAGCAGAAGCTCTCTTGACAGCTTTGCCTCCAACACGGTCAGTTTGCAGCCTTCAGGTTATAAGTAAATCATTCTCTTGTGTTACATAAACGCTCAATTAAAAGATTCCTCACTTTGATATTAAAGGACAATTAGAGCTTAAagcattaaaggaaaaatgtaaatatgtcTCTTTTAACAGAAGCAGCAATCAACTTTTTGTGTTAGCATAATAGAaagtgaaacaagaaaaaaaactggtatgtttttattttaaaaattcttttaaaaaattattttatattcttaatGCTGAAACTACAGCATTGATTTAATAGGCTTTGAAGCGGGCAGAGACCATTTGTTTCAGTATAGAAATACCCAGAGTTTGGTCCAAAGCAGCCCTCAGAGTTTGGGCTGTTACACAGTAACAGAAATCAGGCTAAATAGTATCAGTGAAGTTGGGGAACTACACGTACTGCTTTTGCCACatggaggaaaagaacaaaaaaaaaaaacaattccaAGGGCATTAGGAGCTTCACAAACATCCTTGACTTCCCTCACTACTATACAAAACTTTATCTGCTTGTGCCATAACTGGGGTTTCCAAAGGGCAATAACTGCCGGTTGCTTGCGAGCAAGAAGGCCCCGTTCACATCCTAACCCTGCAATTCTGGAAGGAGCTCTGATATGATTTTGAGAAAACCACTGTAGGTCACTTCATTGTTCAATCAGCTTTGGGAATCTGCGACTTGGAAATGATTCTTTCTAGTCCATAGTTATTATTAGATCTATACTGTTGACTAAGTGTAAGTTGTTTCTTCTTATCAATCTCATCCACTGAGCCTGCTCAAGCAGCTCCAGTGGAGATCTAAGGCTGTGTCAGAAACTTCTCTTGCCCTACAtgagagaaaaactgaaagctcCAGTCCATTGGAGGTTCTGCATGCTGAGCAGCAGGGCGTCCATCCTCTTGAGAGTGCTAGTGGACAAAGGCTGGAAGATAGAGCATTAGTTTTCATCTCTAATTGAATGGTGTTTCGTGATTTAAAAAGTTGTTCCACTTCCTGCCAATGAGACATGTTCTggtgtatgaaaaaaaatatgattttgaCATGTCTTTCAACTGTGGAATACAGACTCTCTGAACATTTTGTAGTGCATATCTCACCATCAGCTATGGCCTATATCCAGAAATTTGTCAGAAGAGTAAAACAAGATTTCCCTACAACCAAGCCTCACCATTGTGGAAGCCACAATTCACGCTGAAGAAATTGGCTACTGTTCATTTATGCATGGTGGTAATGAAAATACTGCATCAACATTTCATATGggacatttttaatttcctagtAATTCAGGAAAATATATGTCAGTaggcacagaggaaaacaatggGAGCCTATGAATCTTTTAAGCAGAAGGAGACAGGAATTCACAACTTACTGAATATTAGGACACCTGTTCCTAGCATCAACTTTGAAATAGGGAATTAAAACACAGAGCAACAACTGTTTGGTACTACTTACCCATTATTCTTTGGAATAGGAGCAAGGGTAGATGTCCACTTGCAAAAAGGGGTCTGCATAAAGTTGAATTGATCCAAAGGAGGCATGGGGTTTTGATTCAGAGCCTGAATCCACCACATTCTCctgtcaatttttcttttttttttttcctactgatctctaaaagaaaatctgcataGAAGCTCCCCTTAGGCCTGTGCTATTGCATAAAATTGTTTATTTCCTGGAAGGAAAGTAACAAcattttagtaaaatatttcagtacatTCATTGACCCTTGCTGgttgtaaaaatgaaagaaaagtggATGGAGCAGCAATACCCAAATGCAACTTCTCCCTGAAGAAATAATTGAATATCAAAGCCTGGGAAGCCCTACTACTCTAACTACGTAACTGGACCATGCTCCTGTGATGAGCACATGCTCTCTGTTTTGGGTTATACTCTACAGTGGCtgaataattaaattttaatctaCAGTGcctgagaaattaaaatccaCTTACTGGATTACAATTCAAATACTTGGTTGGTTCTAAAATATTATGCTTAAACATCAAAAAGCAAACCATAATGGAATAAAAGAGCTAGGGAGAGGCAAAAGATTTGTTAGTTGCTTCAAAACTCAGGTCTGTCCTTCCTGTATTCTGGTTTATGACCGTCTTTGATTTGACTCACATTGTAGGTGAGATcatattgcttttttcctgtgagaacCCACAGGCTGATACTACCAATCTGTCTTTCCTTGGTCACAAAACTCTCTTATAGTGGATGGGGATAATCTCTGAGGTACAGAAATCTGTCTTACACGGAGCAATGACAGGCTTGAGAGATCAGAATCAAATCTCTAAACACTTTCCAGCTTCCAGGTAAGTCAAGAAACAATCATgacaatgaaagcaaaaaaaaaaaaaaaaaaaattaatgttgtgTTTCTACTTCCAGGAACCTCAAGGTTCATATCTGCCTAAAAGaatttgagagagaaaaaaaaatataccagGAATCTTTCCAAGACTGATAAGGATGAGAGTATTCCTTGTTGTATGAGTCCAGAGAATTGACAGATGCTGCCATGAAATGTGAATAGCTTGAAACAAGCACACTACTTGTATACAAATATCAGTGGATTAGAGAGTTACAGAATGTTAGCTCCACTGCCTCTGGGACGACGTGAAATCTCTGCTATTACCATGGGGTCACTACtactacttcagaaaaaaaatattttcctcagaGTGTCAGCAGTTGTGATGCAGTGTTCTGTCATATTACTGAGGATCTTAATCCTCCCgcattaaaggaaaaagacatcAGAGAAAACGGGCATTAAAATCAGTTTTTGTGTTTAATCAACACACAATGCACAGTTCTCCAGTCTCCCAATTTGCTGTTGTCACGTTCGTTATCGCAGCCAGGTCGCCCAAAACATCTATTTACTTTCGGTATACAGGCTGAAATGCATTCGTTAGAAGACCCCACAAAGATGTATTTCTGCCCACATTTCACccccaagaaaagaaaaaacggTAACATAAATAACTAGAATAACTTTAGTCCTTTTCACTTAAAAACGCGTAATTAGAAAATTCCGTTTCTCGAATGTCGCATGGAGATTCAAGTCCGGTATTTGAAGATTTTCACAGTCCCAGGCAGCGGGGACTCTATGTTGTACCGGCATTTCATTCACCCCGTTACACTTTTTTTTAGCCCCGAATAGATCTGCTCACCCGTTTTTAGGAGCTGATGATAGCCTTGTATCGAGTGTATGAAAGACAGTACTATTGCAGGCAGACTGTTAGCTATTCCGTGTTAAAAAGATAGCAACATGCCATTGAAAATGAAGGAAGTGAGAGTTCATCCTTTGTTTGGAATACGGAGCTGCCACTGACCCGGGGAAGCAACCCTTTTGAAAAGGTGTATATTCCGACCTTACTTCTGAAAGGAGTGAATCACCAGCTGCTGTtatcaaagcaaaacacttaCAGAACCAACAGTCATTCATTAGAACAGAGGAATCAATTTTGCATAATAAAGTGTCCTGATTGCCGAGCGTACCCTCAAGGGACCGAATTTTCAGCTTTAACTCTCCGTccagttttaatttcattacaCCTCAGATTGTATTTCCCAATCAATTTTAACAAATCTCGATGCAAAGACAGGTAATGTTATACCTTTTAGAGGCTAAAACTCCATATAGTGCAATTACAACTATCCTGATTGCTGAATGTAACAATCGAAAGGGGCTTCGTTAGGTTTATATTGCAAGGGCAGTGGGAGGGACACCACCCTTCAGAGGGACGCGTCGGTGCTTTGTTCCACTGAAATACCGAAGCAGACGTAAAGTAACGTCGGCTTTCACACCCGGTGCTAAAGCACAAACGTTTCCCAAAAAGGCATTAGCTGAGACACCGCCGTCGCTGAAGGGACACTGAGGGGGACTGTGTGATCTCGGAGAGAAGAGGCTCGGCCGAGGCAGCCGTCTCTGCATCCGCGTCCCGGAGCGCGGGGCGAAGCTGTGTTACTTCAATATATTTAATATCAATTTACCCTGAGACCAACCATTGAATCCACTCTGGTTTTTGCCCTGCTCTGGAGACGACCTTCTGAAGCACAAGGTTTCACGCGGGCTGTGCCCATTTAGCCAACTgtacaattttaatttaaaacataaagcGATAGTTCTCTCTCCCGAGGTCTCTGCACCTCTCCGCCGCGGAGTTTCTGGGGCCGCTTTTCCCTCATTTCTGCTCCTTCCAATGGGAAACTCCGTTAACAGGTAGGATGGacgcccccctcccctcccggaaAGAAACGGGGAGCATCGGCGATAAATTTCGGGAGGAAAAAGGCGGTTTTGGACTGGGAAGAAACACaaggggcgggcggcgggaggTGGGGATGGCCGGGCTCCACCAATCAGAGCGCGCGGCGGCGCTATAAAAaggagcggcggcggcagcagcgccgTTGGGCGCGTGAGCTCGGCAGGAGGCGCCATGTCCGAGACCGCTCCCGTCGCCGCGCCTGAAGTCGCCGCTCCCGTCCCGGCTCCGGCCAAGGCCGCCGCCAAGAAACCGAAAAAGGCGGCGGGCGGCTCCAAAGCCCGCAAGCCGGCGGGCCCCAGCGTCACCGAGCTGATCACCAAGGCCGTGTCCGCCTCCAAGGAGCGCAAGGGGCTCTCCCTCGCCGCTCTCAAGAAGGCGCTGGCCGCCGGCGGCTACGATGTGGAGAAAAGTAACAGCCGCATCAAGCTGGGGCTCAAGAGCCTCGTCAGCAAGGGCACCCTGGTGCAGACCAAGGGCACCGGCGCCTCCGGCTCTTTCCGCCTGAGTAAGAAGCCTGgagaagtgaaggaaaaagcCCCCAAGAAGCGGGCGGCCGCTGCCAAGCCCAAGAAGCCGGCGGCCAAGAAGCCCGCCAGCGCCACCAAGAA
The Phalacrocorax aristotelis chromosome 1, bGulAri2.1, whole genome shotgun sequence DNA segment above includes these coding regions:
- the LOC142050713 gene encoding histone H1.03-like, whose product is MSETAPVAAPEVAAPVPAPAKAAAKKPKKAAGGSKARKPAGPSVTELITKAVSASKERKGLSLAALKKALAAGGYDVEKSNSRIKLGLKSLVSKGTLVQTKGTGASGSFRLSKKPGEVKEKAPKKRAAAAKPKKPAAKKPASATKKPKKAVTAKKSPKKAKKPAAAATKKAAKSPKKATKAAKPKKAAAATKSPAKAKAVKPKAAKPKAAKAKKAAPKKK
- the LOC142050694 gene encoding histone H2A type 2-C; this translates as MSGRGKQGGKARAKAKSRSSRAGLQFPVGRVHRLLRKGNYAERVGAGAPVYLAAVLEYLTAEILELAGNAARDNKKTRIIPRHLQLAIRNDEELNKLLGKVTIAQGGVLPNIQAVLLPKKTESHKAKSK
- the LOC142050706 gene encoding histone H4; translated protein: MSGRGKGGKGLGKGGAKRHRKVLRDNIQGITKPAIRRLARRGGVKRISGLIYEETRGVLKVFLENVIRDAVTYTEHAKRKTVTAMDVVYALKRQGRTLYGFGG